Proteins from one Brevibacillus humidisoli genomic window:
- the cotE gene encoding outer spore coat protein CotE — MSGTDKDLQCRELIAKAVCGKGHKFSQTTHTILPSHTPSTILGCWVANNSFQAEKVGDAIEITGTYDVNLWYSFKDNTQTEVKKETVSYSELVPLSFFDSHCRGDLEIIAHAVEQPKCVKAEISGGGTVTVRVEKEFAVEVIGETKVCVVVCAGGCDDKDYDGGFDETSDEFDEFESTDLFDELD; from the coding sequence ATGTCGGGTACAGACAAAGACCTGCAGTGCCGGGAACTCATCGCAAAAGCCGTATGTGGCAAAGGACATAAATTTTCCCAAACGACACATACCATTTTGCCATCACATACACCTTCGACCATCCTTGGATGCTGGGTTGCCAATAACAGTTTTCAGGCGGAAAAAGTCGGAGATGCGATCGAAATTACTGGTACGTATGACGTCAACCTGTGGTATTCATTCAAAGACAACACGCAAACAGAAGTAAAGAAGGAAACGGTCTCCTATTCCGAACTGGTACCCCTGTCCTTCTTTGACAGCCACTGCCGGGGTGACTTGGAAATCATCGCACACGCCGTCGAGCAGCCCAAGTGCGTCAAAGCAGAGATTTCCGGAGGCGGTACGGTAACCGTTCGCGTAGAGAAGGAGTTTGCGGTTGAAGTGATTGGTGAAACCAAAGTATGTGTCGTCGTATGCGCGGGTGGTTGCGATGACAAGGATTATGACGGCGGCTTTGATGAAACAAGCGACGAGTTTGACGAATTCGAATCAACCGATTTGTTTGATGAATTGGACTGA
- a CDS encoding putative amidoligase domain-containing protein: MVETTVRPNSDNVSDASGIVLDDTTLNRRHAVDLCKQYMPLLSVLRMNGIPVLPISRQRPGESRKPGPARRYYVHLFQQHLLCLLRAETPSVWLHRQAESRESLRFSQTIHLPDDPEQKQVQQLAVRSLYAAGLDYGAVYLGAYSPNRIRVLDVHPTPLGDRNLLLPLYREACERYRQQQIEEEHTRPEVVLGADPEYALRDPSGQIGIASRFLPKRGMVGCDAARLRDAPLSREHPLVELRPDPSDDPDVLFAHIRHALHKAANMITDRSLEWIAGGMPFPEYPIGGHIHFSGVSFSFQLVRALDTYLTLPLALVEDPGCRERRPRYGFLGDFRLQPYGGFEYRTPPSWLVTPIVTRGVLSLAKLIAANYRQLRQQPLGDPRVQRAYYTGDAARLRPIVEQLWGELVWLPQYDRFRQALDPLFDYLWSETVWPADKDFRSAWDLPSALNKRRKA; this comes from the coding sequence ATGGTCGAAACCACGGTGCGTCCGAATTCCGACAATGTGTCTGATGCGTCCGGCATTGTCTTGGATGACACGACTCTGAATCGACGTCATGCAGTCGATCTTTGTAAACAGTATATGCCGTTGCTTTCTGTTTTACGTATGAATGGTATCCCTGTTCTTCCGATTTCTCGACAGCGACCAGGAGAATCGAGGAAACCCGGACCAGCAAGACGATATTATGTACACCTGTTTCAGCAGCATCTGCTTTGCCTATTAAGGGCTGAGACACCAAGTGTCTGGCTGCATCGTCAGGCAGAGAGTCGGGAGAGCCTGCGTTTTTCCCAGACAATCCACCTCCCGGACGATCCTGAGCAAAAGCAGGTGCAGCAGTTGGCTGTCCGCAGTTTGTATGCGGCGGGACTTGACTATGGCGCCGTTTACCTCGGCGCGTACAGCCCCAATCGCATACGTGTGCTGGATGTTCATCCAACGCCACTGGGAGACAGGAATCTGCTTCTTCCACTTTACCGTGAGGCATGTGAACGGTATCGACAGCAGCAAATAGAGGAAGAGCATACCCGGCCCGAAGTGGTATTAGGGGCTGATCCCGAATACGCGTTGCGCGATCCTTCAGGACAGATCGGGATTGCGTCGCGCTTTTTGCCAAAGCGCGGCATGGTCGGTTGCGACGCCGCCAGGCTGCGAGATGCCCCGTTGTCCCGCGAACACCCGCTGGTGGAGTTGCGACCTGACCCATCCGATGATCCTGACGTGCTGTTTGCTCATATCCGTCATGCGCTTCACAAGGCGGCCAACATGATTACCGACCGTTCATTGGAGTGGATCGCAGGAGGTATGCCGTTTCCGGAGTACCCGATTGGCGGTCACATCCATTTCAGTGGCGTTTCTTTCAGTTTTCAGCTGGTTCGTGCGTTAGATACCTATTTAACGCTGCCGCTTGCGTTGGTCGAGGATCCTGGCTGCCGCGAGCGGCGGCCCCGATACGGGTTTCTCGGTGACTTTCGTCTGCAGCCGTATGGTGGGTTTGAATACCGCACCCCGCCTAGTTGGCTGGTTACGCCGATTGTCACACGGGGAGTGCTCTCGCTGGCAAAGCTGATCGCTGCCAACTACCGACAGTTGCGACAGCAGCCGCTAGGCGATCCGCGAGTACAGCGAGCATACTACACGGGAGATGCAGCACGTTTGCGGCCGATCGTTGAACAGCTATGGGGAGAACTCGTCTGGCTGCCGCAATACGATCGCTTTCGTCAGGCACTCGATCCGCTGTTTGACTACTTATGGTCCGAGACAGTCTGGCCAGCGGACAAAGATTTTCGTTCTGCGTGGGATTTGCCTTCAGCTCTCAACAAGCGTCGCAAGGCATGA
- the mutL gene encoding DNA mismatch repair endonuclease MutL: MGRIRVMDSQLSNMIAAGEVVERPASVVKELVENAIDAGARRVDVEIEEGGIQSIRISDDGCGMDRDDCVCAFERHATSKISSTRDLFHIRTLGFRGEALPSIASVAKVELRSSESSGQIGTKVVVEGGQVTDVSDVAGVKGTEILVRDLFYNTPARLKYLKSISTEVGHITDFMNRLALTKADIAFSLVHNGKTILQTNGDGKLLHSIASIYGVQVAKRMLPVSGESLDFRWNGFVSGTEVTRASRSYLSLLINGRYIRSHYLNNAVMRGYHTLLPTGRYPIVILQIEMDPALVDVNVHPAKLEVRFSKEQELCEQIEQSIRTTLRENLSIVQPLQAENKWNRPRERVVQSQFSFAPAYSLDRSAPTSAARIRETSYQPPAVNWGPSSTEPMLPISKEDIHHTVSSAEQSSSPMRTTGEVGQSTDSGAEADVQGLVASRQMVVEQAEQMSETIITDRETSNGKKYPAAEEKRSFRETFADEQPIDRERSVVPELYPVGQVHGTYIVAQNETGMYLIDQHAAQERIYYELFMEKLLHESKASQLLLFPHTVECTAGEEALLKQRLPLLHSCGLEIEWFGSRTFLVRAHPQWFPAGSELDVIDELIQLVLEAGDKEAIDIRDIREKAAIMMSCKAAIKANRYLTQAEMEALLQRLRETTSPFTCPHGRPIVVHFTSYDLEKMFKRVM, translated from the coding sequence ATGGGACGCATCCGCGTGATGGACAGTCAGTTAAGCAACATGATTGCCGCCGGTGAAGTAGTGGAGCGGCCGGCTTCGGTTGTGAAAGAACTGGTGGAAAACGCGATTGATGCCGGAGCCCGCAGGGTTGACGTAGAAATCGAGGAAGGCGGCATTCAATCGATCCGGATCAGTGATGATGGCTGCGGGATGGATCGGGACGACTGTGTCTGTGCTTTTGAACGGCATGCGACTAGCAAAATCAGCTCTACCCGCGACTTATTTCACATACGCACACTTGGCTTTCGCGGAGAGGCACTGCCCAGCATCGCCTCAGTAGCCAAGGTAGAGCTGCGCAGCAGCGAATCCAGTGGTCAGATCGGGACAAAAGTGGTCGTGGAAGGCGGCCAAGTAACCGACGTTTCCGATGTTGCTGGCGTAAAAGGGACGGAAATACTGGTGCGGGACTTGTTTTACAATACACCTGCACGGTTAAAATACTTGAAATCCATCTCTACTGAAGTTGGGCACATCACTGATTTTATGAATCGCCTGGCCCTGACAAAGGCAGATATCGCCTTTTCGCTTGTCCACAATGGAAAGACGATCCTGCAGACAAACGGTGACGGTAAACTGCTGCACTCAATTGCTTCCATTTACGGTGTGCAGGTAGCCAAGCGGATGTTACCTGTAAGCGGCGAGTCACTTGATTTCCGTTGGAACGGCTTTGTGTCCGGAACAGAGGTGACGCGGGCTAGCCGCTCCTATCTTTCCCTGTTGATCAATGGACGCTACATCCGAAGCCACTATCTCAACAATGCCGTCATGCGCGGCTATCACACCCTGCTTCCGACCGGTCGCTACCCGATCGTCATCCTGCAGATAGAGATGGATCCGGCTTTGGTCGACGTCAACGTGCATCCCGCCAAGCTGGAGGTGCGCTTCAGCAAGGAACAGGAACTGTGTGAGCAAATCGAACAGTCGATCCGCACCACGTTGCGAGAAAATCTCTCGATCGTCCAGCCGCTGCAGGCAGAAAACAAATGGAATCGTCCGAGGGAACGGGTGGTGCAATCCCAGTTTTCGTTTGCCCCTGCTTATTCGCTTGATCGCTCTGCGCCCACTTCCGCGGCAAGGATTCGTGAAACAAGCTACCAACCGCCGGCAGTGAACTGGGGCCCATCATCCACCGAACCGATGCTGCCAATCTCGAAGGAGGACATCCATCATACGGTATCTTCCGCGGAGCAGTCCTCGTCACCCATGAGAACAACAGGTGAAGTTGGTCAATCGACTGATTCCGGTGCGGAAGCGGATGTGCAGGGGCTAGTCGCCAGTCGTCAGATGGTGGTTGAACAGGCGGAACAAATGTCTGAAACGATCATCACAGATAGAGAGACGAGCAATGGGAAAAAATACCCTGCTGCAGAAGAGAAGAGATCGTTCAGGGAAACTTTCGCTGACGAACAGCCAATAGACAGGGAACGGTCAGTAGTGCCGGAGTTATATCCGGTCGGCCAGGTTCACGGTACGTACATTGTGGCACAAAATGAAACGGGCATGTACCTGATCGATCAGCACGCTGCTCAGGAGCGCATCTATTACGAACTTTTCATGGAAAAACTGCTACACGAGAGTAAGGCCAGCCAATTGCTGCTGTTTCCTCACACGGTAGAATGCACGGCCGGCGAGGAGGCACTGCTTAAGCAGCGATTGCCGCTGCTCCACTCATGCGGCCTTGAGATCGAATGGTTTGGCAGCCGCACCTTTCTCGTCAGGGCACATCCGCAATGGTTTCCCGCGGGAAGTGAACTGGACGTGATTGATGAATTGATCCAACTTGTCCTAGAGGCGGGGGATAAGGAAGCGATTGACATTCGTGATATTAGGGAAAAAGCGGCGATCATGATGTCGTGCAAGGCTGCGATCAAGGCAAATCGCTATCTGACCCAGGCGGAGATGGAGGCACTGTTGCAACGGCTGCGGGAGACGACCAGCCCTTTTACCTGTCCGCATGGGAGACCCATTGTGGTCCACTTTACCAGTTATGATCTGGAGAAAATGTTTAAGCGAGTGATGTGA
- a CDS encoding class I SAM-dependent methyltransferase: MIVTTGLGPSSSTRIHAEQLAASFGLPLVERGERSLDELRSLHQTDRILVVTAKGARIESAGEKPFFFHPNTASFRIKRLERGDTDTMLAVCQIQPGDHVLDATMGLGADALVFAHGVTASGRVVGVEARMEVALIVKDGLRHYRAEEEALRQAMDRVEVVCSHHLPFLQKQPDRSFDVVYFDPMFQQEVSASSGIQPLRLYAEAGLPDEVTICEALRVARRRVVLKEGKAGRLFERFGFTPFRNRRDQVTYSYKETDGGE; the protein is encoded by the coding sequence TTGATCGTAACCACCGGACTTGGGCCTAGTTCGTCCACACGAATACACGCTGAGCAGCTGGCCGCGTCCTTTGGTCTGCCGTTGGTTGAGCGCGGCGAACGTTCGCTTGACGAACTGCGCTCTCTCCACCAGACAGACCGCATCCTGGTGGTCACAGCCAAAGGGGCTCGGATTGAATCAGCAGGGGAAAAACCGTTCTTTTTTCATCCAAATACTGCCTCTTTTCGTATAAAGCGCCTGGAGCGAGGCGATACTGATACCATGCTTGCAGTCTGCCAAATTCAGCCAGGCGATCACGTACTGGACGCTACGATGGGGCTCGGGGCCGATGCGCTTGTCTTTGCGCATGGGGTGACAGCATCCGGCCGGGTAGTTGGCGTTGAAGCCCGAATGGAAGTGGCTCTCATCGTCAAGGATGGGCTCCGCCACTACCGTGCGGAGGAAGAAGCACTACGGCAGGCAATGGATAGAGTAGAGGTTGTGTGCTCCCATCACCTTCCCTTTTTGCAAAAACAACCGGATCGCTCGTTTGATGTCGTCTACTTTGACCCGATGTTTCAGCAGGAGGTTTCCGCATCTTCCGGGATCCAACCGTTGCGATTGTATGCAGAGGCGGGATTGCCTGACGAAGTGACGATCTGTGAAGCGCTGCGTGTGGCCAGACGGCGGGTGGTGCTTAAAGAGGGAAAAGCAGGCAGGCTGTTTGAGCGATTTGGATTTACACCTTTTCGCAATCGTCGCGATCAGGTTACATATAGTTATAAAGAGACAGACGGAGGGGAGTGA
- the miaA gene encoding tRNA (adenosine(37)-N6)-dimethylallyltransferase MiaA, whose protein sequence is MQPKERLVVIVGPTAVGKTALSLSLAERLDGEIISGDSMQVYRYMDIGTAKASPAEMAVVPHHLIDIVDPDEEYSVAHFQQMATRLIREINLRNRLPFIVGGTGLYIESVTHRFQFSEAEQDPELRERLRRMAEVEGLQSLHRRLADIDPITAERLHPNDVKRVIRAIEIYQLTGKRMADYQHRTEHSPYDLYMIGLTMDRELLYERINERVDHMIAAGLVEEVRQLLDRGYDPKLVSLQGLGYKELVPYLYGECSLEQAIAEIKKRTRRFAKRQLSWFRRMPEINWFDLSSPANYPTIVNTIHRTLAGKFHHTPNI, encoded by the coding sequence GTGCAGCCGAAAGAAAGACTGGTGGTAATTGTAGGTCCGACTGCCGTAGGCAAGACTGCTCTCAGCCTATCGCTGGCAGAACGTCTGGACGGTGAAATCATCTCGGGTGACTCCATGCAGGTATATCGATATATGGACATCGGTACGGCCAAAGCATCTCCCGCTGAGATGGCTGTCGTGCCGCACCACTTGATTGACATTGTGGACCCTGATGAAGAGTACTCTGTTGCCCACTTTCAGCAAATGGCGACACGTCTGATCAGAGAGATTAATCTGCGCAACCGTCTGCCGTTTATCGTAGGAGGTACCGGCCTGTACATCGAATCGGTGACGCATCGCTTTCAATTTTCCGAAGCGGAGCAAGACCCGGAACTGCGGGAGAGACTGAGACGAATGGCAGAGGTTGAAGGGCTTCAGTCTCTCCACCGCAGACTGGCGGACATAGACCCGATTACCGCGGAGCGGCTTCATCCCAATGATGTGAAGCGTGTGATTAGGGCAATCGAGATTTACCAGTTGACAGGGAAGAGAATGGCCGACTATCAGCACCGTACCGAGCATTCGCCATATGATTTGTACATGATTGGTCTGACCATGGATCGGGAATTGCTGTATGAGCGGATTAATGAGCGGGTAGATCACATGATCGCTGCCGGGCTGGTGGAAGAGGTGCGGCAGCTCTTGGATCGGGGATATGATCCCAAGCTTGTTTCCCTACAGGGCCTTGGCTACAAGGAACTGGTTCCTTATCTCTATGGGGAGTGTTCACTGGAGCAGGCGATTGCCGAGATAAAAAAGCGAACACGTCGTTTCGCCAAGCGGCAGCTCTCGTGGTTTCGCAGGATGCCGGAGATCAATTGGTTTGATTTGAGCAGTCCTGCCAATTATCCGACGATTGTCAATACAATTCATCGTACATTGGCAGGAAAGTTTCACCATACACCGAATATATAA
- the hfq gene encoding RNA chaperone Hfq, which yields MKQSINIQDTFLNHLRKENVAVTIYLVNGFQLRGYIKAFDNFTIVIDSEGKQQLVYKHAISTFTPQRPVSLVPPENNNQQ from the coding sequence ATGAAGCAGTCGATCAACATCCAAGATACGTTCTTAAACCATCTGCGCAAAGAAAATGTAGCCGTCACCATCTACCTGGTAAATGGATTTCAGTTGCGGGGATATATTAAAGCATTTGACAACTTTACGATTGTGATTGACAGCGAAGGAAAACAGCAGTTGGTATACAAGCATGCCATCTCTACCTTTACGCCGCAACGCCCCGTTTCGCTGGTACCACCTGAGAACAACAACCAGCAGTAG
- the eutB gene encoding hydroxyectoine utilization dehydratase EutB, whose protein sequence is MPERALPKTLSIRDIYEARAMISGVVRRTPLVLSHALSEATGASIHLKLEQLQDIGAFKVRGAANKLLRLPALQQQQGVTTFSTGNHGLAVAFVANKMGIPAVICISNRVPKAKVDRIRRYHAQVVMIGQSQDEAGEHCEKLQQEQGLTIIAPFDDPYVIAGQGTIGLELVEDLPRLDKVIVPLSGGGLLSGIALAVKSIDPRIQVIGVSMEKSAVMYESLKTGKPLVLPEEQTLADSLLGGIGLENQYTFQMTKDWMDDVYLVSEEEIARGVAYVLEHHRMIVEGAAATCIAAIRQHHIVRPGENVVCIMSGCNVDLSVVTAIAQKYATG, encoded by the coding sequence ATGCCGGAACGCGCATTGCCCAAAACACTCTCAATCCGGGACATTTACGAGGCACGAGCCATGATCAGCGGTGTTGTAAGGAGAACTCCTCTGGTCCTTTCTCATGCGCTGTCAGAGGCTACAGGTGCGTCCATACACCTGAAGCTTGAACAACTTCAAGATATCGGCGCATTTAAAGTTCGTGGCGCAGCAAACAAATTGTTGCGACTACCTGCTTTGCAACAGCAGCAAGGAGTAACGACGTTTTCTACAGGAAATCACGGACTTGCCGTAGCATTCGTGGCCAACAAAATGGGGATTCCCGCCGTGATCTGCATTTCCAACAGGGTGCCAAAAGCAAAAGTGGACCGGATTCGTCGTTACCACGCCCAAGTGGTGATGATTGGACAAAGCCAGGATGAAGCTGGTGAACATTGTGAAAAGCTGCAGCAGGAACAAGGATTGACGATTATCGCCCCGTTTGATGATCCTTATGTGATTGCCGGACAAGGTACGATTGGATTGGAGCTGGTCGAAGATCTGCCACGACTGGATAAGGTGATCGTCCCGCTATCCGGCGGTGGACTGCTGAGCGGCATTGCACTCGCTGTGAAATCGATTGACCCGAGGATTCAGGTGATTGGTGTCTCGATGGAAAAATCAGCCGTTATGTATGAAAGCCTGAAAACGGGAAAACCACTTGTACTGCCAGAAGAACAGACATTGGCCGACAGCCTGCTTGGTGGGATTGGCCTGGAAAATCAGTACACGTTTCAAATGACAAAAGATTGGATGGATGATGTCTATCTCGTTTCGGAGGAGGAAATTGCCAGAGGAGTGGCCTATGTGTTGGAGCATCACCGCATGATCGTGGAGGGAGCAGCAGCAACCTGCATAGCCGCGATTCGCCAGCACCATATAGTACGCCCTGGCGAAAATGTGGTGTGCATCATGAGCGGTTGCAATGTTGATTTGTCAGTGGTTACAGCCATCGCCCAAAAATACGCAACAGGATAA
- a CDS encoding TRAP transporter small permease subunit, whose protein sequence is MITALALLVVTYYCYQYVLFLFENGRVSNSLRVPMYLLMLCAPIGLLLMSVQFFATALVNLTRKDGA, encoded by the coding sequence TTGATTACGGCATTGGCTTTGCTTGTCGTCACCTACTATTGCTATCAATACGTGCTGTTTTTGTTTGAAAACGGTCGTGTCAGCAACTCGCTGCGGGTGCCGATGTATTTGCTCATGTTGTGCGCACCGATCGGGCTGCTGTTGATGAGTGTACAATTCTTCGCTACCGCCCTCGTCAACCTGACAAGGAAGGATGGGGCTTAA
- a CDS encoding TRAP transporter large permease subunit gives MTEKATWAERGKATKEVLLPFGFPVLILGGIYSGVLSPVEASAATVLYALILELSIFRSIKVADESASPIGHKDWLCKEAEAAIPRNEYPQVAKSRSARKSFDVAIARKEADRKGARNRGNKSSAIMNTSRGETNMSKLRKLFVIILVLNT, from the coding sequence GTGACAGAAAAAGCAACATGGGCGGAACGCGGGAAAGCGACGAAAGAGGTGCTTCTTCCCTTCGGATTTCCGGTTCTGATTCTCGGCGGCATCTATTCAGGCGTTTTAAGTCCGGTGGAGGCTTCCGCAGCCACTGTCTTGTACGCCTTGATTCTAGAACTCTCCATCTTTCGCTCGATCAAAGTGGCAGATGAATCAGCATCACCCATCGGCCATAAAGACTGGCTCTGCAAGGAAGCAGAGGCAGCGATCCCGAGGAATGAGTATCCACAGGTCGCAAAATCTCGCTCTGCAAGGAAGTCATTCGACGTAGCCATCGCGAGGAAGGAGGCGGATCGAAAAGGGGCAAGAAATCGGGGAAACAAATCATCTGCAATCATGAACACAAGTAGGGGGGAAACGAATATGTCAAAATTGAGGAAACTTTTTGTCATCATTCTGGTCCTAAACACTTAG
- the dctP gene encoding TRAP transporter substrate-binding protein DctP: MANKPIKTPDDLQGFKMRTQTSPLMVKSYKVFGANPTPLDFSEVYTGLQLGTIDGQENPNFFIESSKLFEVQKYMIDARKGLPNSRLVDATLLVNSVRVIKSDQEAHMHFFMIPIGS; the protein is encoded by the coding sequence ATGGCCAACAAGCCGATTAAGACACCCGATGACCTACAAGGATTCAAGATGAGGACACAAACGTCCCCGCTGATGGTGAAGTCCTATAAAGTATTCGGTGCAAACCCGACTCCTCTCGACTTCTCTGAAGTTTACACTGGATTGCAGTTGGGCACCATTGACGGTCAGGAAAATCCCAACTTTTTTATTGAGAGTTCCAAGTTGTTCGAAGTACAGAAGTACATGATCGATGCGCGAAAAGGTTTGCCCAACAGCAGATTGGTCGATGCCACATTACTCGTCAACTCGGTACGTGTGATCAAATCAGACCAAGAGGCACATATGCATTTTTTTATGATTCCAATAGGCAGTTGA
- a CDS encoding M24 family metallopeptidase — protein MNFDISEYKERLQKTKQRMEQAGVEVLIVSDPANMNYLSGYDGWSFYVHQCLIVFDDEEQPLWIGRGQDAKAAEYTTWLSKENILSYADDYVQSTVKHPMDFVSDVIKSKGKAGKSIGVEMDNYYFTAKCTASLQKGLPNSSFVDATSLVNWVRIIKSDREIEYMKRAGKIIEKAMKVGLESIKPGIRECEVVSRIYEAQISGTDEFGGDYPAIVPLLPAGEKTSTPHITWSDSRYKDGDLVILELAGCHKRYHAPMARTLSLGTPSQEVLDLAEAVTEGIAEALAVVKPGTTAEEVEAAWKKSISKRGFVKDSRIGYSTGLNYPPDWGEHTVSLREGDKTVLQPNMTIHLIPGIWKDNYGVEISEAFRVTENGCEALYNFPRQLFIKE, from the coding sequence TTGAATTTTGATATTTCAGAGTATAAAGAAAGGTTGCAAAAGACGAAACAGCGTATGGAACAAGCTGGAGTTGAAGTGCTGATCGTGAGCGACCCGGCCAACATGAACTATCTATCCGGTTATGATGGGTGGTCTTTCTACGTGCACCAATGTCTCATCGTGTTTGACGATGAGGAGCAGCCGCTTTGGATCGGTCGTGGTCAAGATGCAAAAGCTGCCGAATATACTACATGGCTGAGCAAAGAAAACATCCTCTCTTATGCCGATGACTATGTCCAATCTACCGTAAAACATCCGATGGATTTTGTGAGTGACGTGATCAAGAGCAAAGGGAAAGCAGGCAAGTCGATTGGCGTAGAAATGGATAACTACTATTTTACGGCAAAGTGTACGGCAAGCTTGCAAAAAGGTTTGCCAAACAGCTCATTCGTTGATGCCACATCCCTGGTGAACTGGGTGCGGATCATCAAATCTGACCGGGAAATCGAGTATATGAAGCGAGCCGGCAAGATTATTGAAAAAGCGATGAAAGTGGGTCTGGAGTCGATCAAGCCAGGTATTCGTGAATGCGAGGTTGTCTCCAGGATCTATGAGGCGCAAATCAGCGGTACGGATGAATTCGGCGGAGATTATCCCGCTATTGTGCCACTTTTGCCAGCCGGTGAAAAAACAAGTACGCCACACATCACCTGGTCGGACAGTCGTTACAAGGACGGCGACCTCGTTATTTTGGAGCTGGCAGGATGCCACAAGCGCTATCATGCTCCGATGGCGCGCACGCTCTCCCTCGGCACACCTTCGCAAGAGGTGCTCGATCTGGCGGAGGCGGTGACGGAAGGGATTGCCGAAGCACTAGCAGTGGTAAAACCAGGTACGACAGCGGAGGAAGTGGAAGCAGCGTGGAAAAAATCGATCAGCAAGCGCGGCTTTGTGAAGGATTCAAGGATCGGGTACTCTACGGGCTTAAACTACCCTCCCGATTGGGGTGAGCACACCGTTAGCTTGCGTGAGGGAGACAAAACAGTGCTGCAACCGAACATGACGATTCACCTGATCCCGGGGATCTGGAAAGACAACTACGGCGTCGAGATCAGTGAAGCGTTCCGCGTCACCGAAAACGGATGTGAGGCACTGTATAACTTTCCGCGCCAGCTTTTCATAAAAGAATAG
- a CDS encoding cyclodeaminase, protein MLIFREQEIRQHIDVDPQAIAVVEQGFTSLSNKEATMPPIMRVDVYEHNGEVDVKTAYIKGLEMFCIKISSGFFDNHKRGLPSGNGMMLLVDSQTGIPKAVLLDNGYLTDVRTAAAGAIAAKYMAPQKIETAGVIGAGSQAKWQMRALSNVRRFHNIIVYARSEQRIADFVQSMKRELGVNVIVAKSAEEVVRESNVVVTTTPASSPVIRAEWLHRRLHITAMGSDAEHKQELEPAVLAQADQYVCDSVPQVARLGELHHAIDAGVMQLTDAKIELGDITSGKRTGRENEQQITVCDLTGTGVQDTVIALHAYKTLTKNGLGLEIS, encoded by the coding sequence ATGCTTATTTTCCGTGAACAAGAGATCCGCCAACACATCGATGTCGATCCGCAAGCAATCGCAGTTGTTGAGCAGGGCTTCACGAGCTTGTCGAACAAGGAGGCGACCATGCCGCCGATTATGCGCGTAGACGTATACGAACACAATGGTGAAGTCGATGTGAAAACAGCGTATATCAAGGGACTTGAGATGTTTTGCATCAAAATCTCGTCAGGGTTTTTTGATAATCACAAACGGGGATTGCCGAGCGGAAATGGCATGATGCTGCTAGTCGATAGTCAGACGGGTATACCGAAAGCGGTTCTCTTGGACAACGGGTATTTAACAGATGTCCGCACGGCAGCCGCCGGAGCGATTGCTGCAAAATATATGGCACCGCAAAAGATCGAAACAGCAGGGGTGATTGGCGCCGGTTCGCAAGCGAAGTGGCAAATGAGGGCTCTTAGCAATGTTCGAAGGTTTCACAATATTATCGTCTATGCCCGCAGCGAGCAGCGGATCGCGGACTTCGTCCAATCGATGAAGCGAGAGCTCGGTGTCAACGTAATCGTCGCCAAGAGCGCCGAAGAAGTAGTTAGAGAAAGCAATGTAGTCGTGACTACAACCCCGGCTAGTTCACCCGTGATTCGAGCAGAATGGCTGCATCGGAGATTGCATATTACCGCAATGGGTTCTGATGCGGAACACAAACAAGAGCTTGAGCCAGCCGTGCTTGCACAGGCGGACCAGTATGTATGTGATTCTGTCCCGCAGGTCGCTCGTCTTGGTGAACTGCATCACGCGATTGATGCAGGTGTTATGCAGTTGACAGATGCCAAGATTGAGCTGGGTGACATAACGTCCGGAAAACGAACCGGTCGGGAAAACGAGCAGCAGATCACGGTTTGCGATCTGACTGGTACGGGGGTACAAGATACCGTAATCGCCCTTCATGCCTACAAAACGCTGACCAAGAACGGTTTGGGATTGGAAATCTCATAG